The window AAAGGCGAAAAGTGctaaaagtactgtatttttctgtgtatattcCTAGTAAATAACTATAGGGGGGGAAATAACTTGTTGCAAATATTTATCCTTGTAGTTGAAGGCAGACTAAATTACAATAAGgattattctgttttgattggtGAATAATTCTTGATTGAAACATGCATTTCCAATTGATTTCTTATTGGCTGTGAATGGCACACTAAAGGGTTGTCGCTATgtagcagagcagctgctttgcatgcagaagatcccaggttcaggcCCTAGCGTCTCCAGGTGGGATAGGGAATgacccagtctgaaaccctggagagctgctgctgctgttcagtgtaaataatactgagcaagatggaccaatgacctgaccCAATATAAGGCAACTAGCTTGCTATGACACATGGAACTTGTTTTCTTGCCAACCAACATGTGACTTAATTACATTGGGCCATGAACCTGTGTGGAAAAATAtgttctgaatagcagttgccaCTGAAGACAGACTGATAATTACTCAAGAAAGCAAAATCAACAATATTTAGGCCTCTGTCTTGAGAGAGAACCTTGCTGCCTTTTACCCATCAGGGTAATGTTTCTTTGGCTTGGGAGAAGGAAATGAGGGAAGGAACACCAGTGGCAAAATTTGGCATGTTTGAGAGACATAATAGCTCAAAAGCACCTTTTAACTTCTCAGGTGATTAACACCAACATTCAAGTTCCAGCTTTCTTTTGCAGAATGATAATTGGATTCTAGCAACACCCctgtttctgattttattttcagaaGCCATAAATGCCATTGTATTGTACAGTCAAAGTGCAGAAGAGCTGCTGAAGAGAAAGAAGGTCTTTCGAGAGGTAATCTTCAAGTATTTGGCAGCAAAAGGAGTCATAGTGCCACCTTCTTCTGAAAAGCACCAACTTGTTGACCGTGCAAAGGAGTACTGGTGTGAACAGCTAAAAGATAATGGCTCGGAGGAAATCTATACTAAGCCTGATGTACAGGTGAGGTTTTTGTACCTGTTTTAGAAATTCAAAGCATTCCTTTTGGAAATTAGTTGCTTGTTCATGCTTTAATATGTTGTTCACATTTTTCTGCTGTGGAGTAGCAGGGGGCATATTCTTTCTATTAGAAGTGTGTCATGTGACAGCGTTTTTGTGCAACATAAGCATTGGACCTTCCTGTCTGTCCCTCACATGCTTTGAAGATAGTAGAATAATAGGTGTCTAAATAAGAGAGGCTTCTGTAAGTGATTCCTACAGAAAGTATGCCGATTTTGGAAGCCATATTCAGCACAACACTGCtttagagcagagatggggaacctgtgaccatcTAGATGTTTGAGTCAAACCCCTTTCATTCTCTGCAAGCTTCTACACATTTTTCAGGTGACACAACCAGAACCAtaaacagtattccaaatgcactCATGCCATAGATTTGCATCATGGTATTAttatatcagcagttttattttcagttccttcctAATGATCCTTAGCGTGGAATTTGATAAGAATTTGCCTttctcacagctgctgcacactgggtcagCATCTTCATTGAGCTACCCAGAACTACCGACAGCTTTTGTTCCTGGGTAGTCACTTGCCAGTTCAGGCCCCATGAGTGTACATGTGAAATTAAGATCCATCCATTTTCACTTGCTTACATTGATTTGTATTTGCCATTTTCCTgctcattcactcagtttggagagtaCTATGTGTATATCTGATTTCCCCCTACTTCTTTTGCTGCTTGGaacatgggggaggagaggaagtgaaAGTCCTATTGTGTGAAATCCACTTGCTCAGCATTTCATACAACCCATGACTAATGAAAGGTTCCTGTTTGCACAAAACAGAAATCTACAGAGGTTTTTTCTGCCTAATAAAGTGGATCCAAGTAAGCTGTCTATTCCACACATCTTTAGACAGCCCCTTCATTTGGTATGCACAGTTCTAAACATTTTCAAAGCAGAAATTATGGCTGTGTTAATTGTTGCATTCCATGTTAGTTATAGTCATAGGGTCCATTTCAACTTTGCTGAACAGTACCATGTGGAAAGGAATCAGTACATTTTGTtactgcttaaaaataaaagtccctactttgtttttcagaaacctgaagagggagggaaggaaggaggagacaaGCAAGATCACAGCAAAGATTGCCACAGTCTGGGAGAGGAGTTTTGCCAGTGGTTCTTTGGAATTCTGAACTCTCAGAACCCGTTGGTTGGAGAACCACATGATGAATGGGGACCACAACATTTTTGGGATGATGTAATCCTAAAGTTTTGCTATAACACTTCAGAACAAAACATGGAAGAGTACTTGGGTGCAGAATTGGTTAGCCTTCGTTTACTGTCATTGGTGAAAGAAGAATACCTCTTCCTGAACCCGAACTTAGACGCTGGTGGCATGAAGTGGACAGTTTCACGACATGGGTTAGTTGTGGTGGCAGTAGCAGGCACAGTTCATAGAAATACTTCTTGCTTGGGCATCTTTGAACAAATCTTTGGACTCATCCGCTGCCCCTTTAGGGAGAATACGTGGAAAATCAAGTTTGTGAACCTAAAGATTGTTGGTCAGAATGCCCTGGAACCTGGGACCCACTTAGAAAGGCCTTGCATAAAATATGAGCAGGAAGAACTCCAGGAATTCTATGTTTCCAATGATCTTTCCTTGGTTGAGTCTCAAAAATCCTGAGCATTCTGTGTGCAGAATGAAGTAGAACAGTTTGTGGGCCCAGAAAATACAACACATGAGCATACTTGAGCATTCAAGTAAGTTGTTTGCTTCTGTTTCTTGAGTTAGACTTTCTGGTTGGATGACAAGCCAAAGTACTGCCTAAACAACTAGTGACAATTGGGTTGACAACTAGTGCTAGTTGGGCTGATTCAGGTTCCCTAAAGTTACAGTCTGGCACATGATTTGCCCACCTTGAAGAGAAAGGGGGAATGGTGAGCAGATGCTTACGTTCTTTCCCTCCTACTactcctctctctcctgccctcgCTTTCCCCCACTGTGAGACATGGGGAAGTACCGTAAGCAGAAAGAAGCAAGCACAAATGAGAAGGATGCAGAACGGGGGGAAACGCATCATCATCTTGTCTGCCTGTGGCTTCCTCACCTCCTTGGCGTAGCGGGGGGCGGTAAGGGATATGTGTGGATCAAGACCACCATATTGCCAAAGATTACTTAACAGACACTGGATCTGTGAAGGTGTCTTATCTTAGAGTAGTTCTTCCACATTAAAGAAGCCCCAACAATGAGAGCCAACGCTAGTTAGTTGGAAAATTATATCTCTcgggttctttttttaaatttgcacttGTCACTTAATATTTTTCGTGTAAAAGAAACAAAGTTAGAATTAAAGCTGCTGTTGATCTCAATGCAATTACTATTTACTAGGTATATAAAAAAGGTTAATTAAAGAAATGTTCATAAGAATTTCACGTattctgaatctcagggttgtataGCGCAATGtattcaattaattaatttgcaGACATTTATGACTTGATTAAGCTGGACACAATTTAGGAACTGTATAGTACAACATATACTTAGTCTTACATCTAAAATTATAGCTACAGTGTTTAAGAAATTTCCATTAATAAGCCTTAAAAGCAGACTAATTTCACTTTTCTATAATTGTTTAAATCTATCCCACTTCACAATTCATTGTGCCTGATTCTTTGTATGGCATCATAGATACTAAGGATGTGCAGCTATAAAATTCAGAAAATGTGGTTCTGATTTGGGTCAATTATATTAAACTACTTTTTctctcattcattcatatttttttttatccagtACAGGCTCCAGTCCTGAAACTTAACTGAATGATATCCAACATTAGCCATACGCAGAACAGAcgcattgaaatcagtggacttaagtggttctgctctgagtatgTCTGAGATTAGTTGAAATTTTTATGGAAAATTATTGGGGGTTACAATTCTGAGtttcaattttgcaatgcaccttTAATACTTGAATTCTTGTTAAAATgtactattttatatatataaaaaagaatgaatGGCAGCATCTGAAAATCCTAAAGTTCTTGAAATCTTCAGGACTATTTTTGAAATTACTGTACACACCAAAGACATTTTTGTATTACTTTGCCTTTTGCAAAAAGGTGGAGGAGCTTCTTTCCAAGGAAATCAAACAACCAAAAAACCTGACAGCTCTCCTGGAAACAGAATGCCACCTGTATgtacaaatataaaaaacaaatgcaaaatgctTGCTAAAAAGAACAGACATTTcattttctgaaaatgttttgTAAGGTCATTCAGTATGCAGTCTTGTCTTGATATCAGTACAATGCAATCAGCTTCCATTAATGTTTCACTGTAGGTGTGGGGAGcttttgtccctccagatgctgctgaagtaCTACTCCAGTCAGCCCTAGCCAGAAtgcccaatggccaaggatgttgggagttatagttcagcaacacctgaagaACCAAAGGTTGCCCACACCTCTTCTATGGGCTGTTGCTTCTTCTTTGCCTTTAACAACAGGTCGTGTTAGCAGGTAGTCACATTGGTCGCCATGTTTTCCAATCACCCTTGCTGCTACTGATCCAGGTTTAAGTTTATTATTGGGTCCAGGATATATCTCAGGGTTGCCTTAACCCTTTATAATCCAGCTTAAGACTTAAGATTGTCTGCAGGAGCTTTTTTGGTCATTtcctgagttggtgaggctcgtTTGACATcaacaagaaaccaagccttCAGGGTCATTGGCCCAGGCCTATGCAACAtcctgccaatagagattcagctgGGCatcttctgtgccaacttttaaacacatGCTGAAAACTTTTCGGCCAGACCTATGCAAACACTTAAGAGTGCATTCACCACAATCgtctattgtttgtttttaatttatttttgcttttgtttttaatttgtaaagTGATGAGCTTTACGTTTTTATACTGTTATAAACTGctgtaatatatttttaatgatacagcagtatataaatatttgtataaataaacaataaagtgAAAACTGAGAACTACACAGCTATAATCACCAATACACCTGCAAGCTTTTCTCAGCGGATGCTGTAGAAATTTCTGCAGAATTTTGAAATTCCTGTTTTGCCAGCAAAGCACATAAGACACCCTCCAGTTGGTGCAATGAGTTGCAGATCAGCCAGTACAGAGTGAAATCCAGTGCATAATTCAACcacagaacagaaagcaaaatccTTTTGAGAGGTGGGGGCCAATTGTATATAACTTTGCTATACTGAATGCTCAAGACATCATGAATTTAGTGCCATCTAGaaaagtgtgtgcgtgtgcattttGGATTTGAACATCTCTCCTTTTTGTTTAAAGAGATTTCTTTTTTCATTGACATGGGGGCAACCATTGTACCATGGTTATAATTTGGTAGAGGTGGCCAGGTCCGAATAAAAATGGCTAGAGGTTGGATCTTATCCATGGACTATATGCTGGGCATTTCTGGATTAAGCAGAAGTTCACCACTGCACATTTCCTTGATGCCTCATCAGTAACGCAAAGGCTGGATATTTCCTTTGGCTGAATTACCTCTATCAGATGGAGCAGTTGGAGACGATCAACCTGCCATTGATAAAAATCTGAACCCATCCTTGGTTTTTTTCAAGATCTGCCCCTCTCTCAAGCTGGTCAATAATGTCAagctgtgatttatttttttaaggggaaaaataaAACCTGTATTGTTGCTGGGGTCATGCAGGAAAATGTTATCCATGACAGCtgtcaggaagagagagagagagagagagagttggctgGCTGACAACAGAATTTCAACTGACTTGTTAACAAACACATTTCTGAGAGTCAGGATCCCTGTAGGCTTAGGAGCTCAGGAAGGAATATAGAGCACTGTTCTGGCAAAAGAATAGCTCTCTCTTCACCTGACTGCAAATCTTAACAATCATGTTGAGAGTGAGATTGAAAGAGGAATTGCTTGCTTTCAGCATCTGTCTCTCTGCCTTTACATCATCTCCAAGTAAGTTATTTATTCTGCTGCTTAAAGAATGATGCAATAATCGTAACAATCAATTTCATTAAGGTAGCAGGAAATATTTCCTGAAGAGTAATTCAATTTAGTCTACCGCCAGACTTGGAACAGGTTCACACATTCACATACATCCCTTGATCATCACTTGACACTTGGCCAAATGTGTGAATTACCTCTGCTGAAAAGTGTTTATCCATCACTACCATGTTAATAAGTGATTGCTCATTAAGTACATCAGAAGCAGGGAACCCAACGGGAACATGGCTGGAATGTCAGTTGCTACCAAAGGAGTGACAGAACTTCTAAAGGTGGGTTGCATAGAAGCAGAATACATTTCTTTGTATGTGTCTCCACTGTAAAAAGTGCAGCAGGAAGAATCAGGATGGCTACATCCAAAAATGtcttatttccccccagaaagtAGATAGCACCTGTGGTATCTCAACAGGAGCACTGTTTCACCGACCTGGGGCTGCTATACTGAAAAGTCTGCTCCGAATCATTATTCTAAACATTGTGATTTGAGACACTAGTCTTAACTGATGAAAAGTACTGTGTGCCATAGATGTCAGTTTTGCTTCAAGTTACAGCAAAGATCAATGAGCCCCTCAATACTGCAAACCTGATACTTTagggcaatttttttttctgctgagggccacatgctagtggtagatggagccagagccatgAACAAAGGGGTTATTGCAAGTTTGGTGAGGTTTTAGGCTACATGATGCCTGagctaattcctggatccagcaagggctAACATCTAATGGAGGATCCCACTGTTGAATTAACCAGGCAGGGCCCATAATGGTCCCTAAATAGGGGTCATTAGTACtgtataagaaagaaaagaagctttgtgccagagggcaaGTGGTTGAGCCCTCTGCCTCACCTGCCTGGTAGTGTGAAGGCCAATAGCCAGAAAGTGGCTCCTGGAAAGACCGGAGCCCTTCGGAGCCCTTCGTTCGTTTGAAGAACAAACCCATTCCCTTCTTTTTCAAGAATATCATTTTAAGCAACATACTTCTCAACCACAACAGGGAAATGTATGTGTCACTTTCTTCTTAAGTAGTTCTCCccttgtagttcatcaacattaTTTATTACTTGTCCAGATTTCTAGTATTCATTCTTTTAGCAATTTGCATTATTTATTGAAATGGCTTGCTCCTACGTGACATCATTTGTAGCAATTATAGGGTTTGGCATAATAGCTACGTGATGCCTCAGATGTCACGTGGAAATGAATGATGACAGAATCCTGTCCCGGTGGTTAACATTGATGTATTGCCGTGAACTTTAAGATCTTCTCTAATACATTTGATTTTTCCTTATGTTTTCATAATGTTTCAGCACAGAAAGCGACTTCTGGGCTTAGGTCATATTCAAGTCATAGCATAATGTCTGGCACTTATCTGACATGTGTCTCTGTAGTCCTGTAATTCCGAAGGTGAATTGCTATCAAGTTTCTCCAATAGTTAATAAAATATAGAGAACGATAACGAAGCCAAGTCTGTAGCTGATATGAGTAGAACAGTTCTGCCTCTTTAAGTCTGATCTTGTGAGCAGCGTTCACTGTTCTGTCATCATTGATATGGGATTCTGATCACTGAAATGAGATCCCCTGGATAGGGGTgtggaagaaatttgattcagttcacattgaaagAAGAAGCTACCTAAAATCACACTTTCCAAACAACACGAAAACTGAAACAGCCACCCTTCAACATTCAGATTCCTCCAAATCTTTCAGtgtagttctctagccaagtattgtgtccaaaaatgcatatactgagaTAAGATGTGCATCataatgcacatattagtgaacaTGGCGTACAAATATGCTTTAGATtatgggaaactgctttgcaaaatgcaaACCTTAAGGAAGATTGCTTACAAATGTACATATTAGAagttcacactgaaatgctgatatatttttatgagaACTCATttttaatcacaaactgatgtgaaaatgtagaaaactgaactgaagatcggaaaatgagaacctgagagaTACCAAACCTGACATTCACCCACCCCTACTCCTGAACAACTAAATGCCCCAGGGATTCTGCAAGTGAGCCATTTGATGCGATTCAAGGTGGTTCCAAACTGAAACCTTTCAGGTGAACATAGGAAGTTGTgttatacagaatcagaccagtATTGCTGACTCAGACTGGCAGCTCCTCAGGCAGATACCATTCCCATTGCTGGTGAAACGTGTGATGGGAAGGATGAGAGGAAAAATGAGTGACAGCAGGAGAGCTAGATGGAATGGCAGGCAGAGCAAGAATGAGTGACATGTGGAGAGAGCCAGCTGAGCAGGAGAGTTAGTTGagcaaggctgcattcagatatagggtttattgtgtgtgtttgctgcttacaatgctagtgcttctgtcctgATTTCCATCATTCTTTTACACTGAAGAAGCTTGTTGCCTtaggaactgtggctttttagTCAATATACCGGCATGCCATGCTAAATTTTAAATATTGGGAAGGAACCGTATGCTGGGAGATGCAACCCCCCCATCCTTCTTGTAAGTGACAGTAAGAGGAGAATCTTACTCCTTTCTCTAGCTCAGGAGGTGGTGACAGCTGTGTATTTGGGGAAATGTTAGGGGGAGTCAACTCAGCGGACCCGCTGAGTGATTTACCCAGTGGCCTCTAGCGGACAAGGCCTTTTCAGTTTAaactgaaaacttaataaaaacgaTGCCAAAAAAGGCCTTTGCCAAATCTAGCAGCATGCTGGGGATTGAGCTAGGGAATAGTTTGCATCTAGCAGTGTgttggttggcatctgtttgtctgGAAGGGTGCACCTTCAGGGctgaagtcaaactattggagaATTGCAGCACCTGCTTTGGCCGTGAGTgttgatatgggagagacatgattcaagttacaagaaagcaaaatccgacaaaacaccaggaagaactttctgacagagctgtttgacagtggaacggtctccctcaggaggttgtggactctcctttcttgaaagttttaagcagaggttggatggccatctgccgtggatgctttagttgagattcctgcatttcagggggttggactagatgacacttgaggtcccttccaactgtacaattctgtgattccatgttttgttgcagctgggcagGTGAAGGAGTGCAGTTCTGATGtggatgcaccatggcatttctctctgcgctcctcttagcagtcattcctcctctggttgctgctgtggattgttgttgttcagtcgttcagtcgtgtccgactcttcgtgaccccatggaccagagcacgccaggcacgcctatccttcactgcctctcgcagtttggccaaactcatgttagtagcttcgagaacactgtccaaccatctcatcctctgtcgtccccttctccttgtgccctccatctttcccaacatcagggtcttttccagggagtcttctcttctcatgaggtgggcaaagtactggagcctcaacttcaggatctgtccttccagtgagcactcaggactgatttctttaagaatggataggtttgatcttcttgcagttcatgggactctcaagagtctcctccagcaccataattcaaaattcataattcagaagcatcaattcttcggcgatcagccttctttatggtgatGGTGCTGCTGTGGATACTTGACCTGATTGtctctgcaagggattcccacatggtggggtaaTGTGTGCCATTGATTGTAACACAATCCTCAACCTACTTAAGCATCCATGCTTTCAGTTAATGTAATGCAACTTTCAGCAACCTGGTGTTCTCTGGCTgctttagactacagctcccattaatcCCAGGAAGCAAAGCTACACTAGTGTAGAAAacatggccatgctgactggggctgatagttATCCAAAATagttgaagggcaccaggttggcaaaggctgaaggCATGTACCCTCACCCTGAGTTCAGGATAGTGAATCCATTTAGAATGTATGCAAAGAGGTTGGTCGCTGTCATCTAAAACTCCAAATATAATCACCGGATGATCTGTTTGTTCCCACTCTTTCAAGGGAAGATACAGGAAAGCTGCTAATGAGAGGGCAATTATTTCAGCTGAATGCACTATTTGTTTATAGCTggtgaagaaaaacaacaacaaccaccccaggTTAACCACACACTCAATGCAGTCTGGCAATTAAACAGTTCAATAGCAATAGAACAATTAGATCACAATGGTGCTTTTCCATTTAAAGCTAATTAAAACAGTGTAAAAAGTGATTTGCATTAAGGGAAAACAAATGCAACCATCAATATGCGCTATGAATACAAACAATGTCTCTGTATCTTATGGGTTTTTATGCAGTaataattttaaatgtatttatttaaatgaatgcTAGCTGTCCTAGTAACATTTCCTCTGCAGCCTTACCATCTCGGGTGAAAATGAAGATGAAGGAAGCCATTCTCTTAAGTAGAGGGCAAAAGAGAGACAGGGCAGTAGAACATCGCATCTTAGCAGTCGTGGATGCCAGAGAATCAGTAGGAGCTGGGGAAGAAGGGGAGCAACAACAGGGTGGGAAAGAAGGAAATGCTACACAGGGAGATGGCAAATTAATTCAGGTGAACGTCAAGCACACAAACCAATTAAAGCTAATCATGTTGAAACTCCACTAACACCACTGAGAGAAAGAACATGCTTCCCTCATTGGTATCCATGGGGTTGAAAACTGCATAGTGAGGTAGTGTGCAGGCTTCACATGCGTAGGAAACTGTCTTGCACTGAGATCAGTGGTctctctagcccaggggtcagcaaactttttcagcagggggccgatccactgtccctcagaacttgtggggggccggactatattttgaagggaaaaaatgaatctctgaatgaatttctatgcctcacaaataacccagagatgcattttaaataaaagcacacattctactaatgtaaaaacaccagacaggccccacaaataacccagagatgcattttaaataaaaggacactttctactaatgtaaaaacttgctgattcccggaccatccgcgggccggatttagaaggcgattgggctggttccggcccccggccttagtttgcctacccatgttctagccAGTATTGTCTATTGacagggactggctggatactAAGGAGGGGGCACTGGGAGAAGGTAGGGTTGGAGACAGAATTGGAACAAGGGACCAGTGAACTGGGGGAGACTGTAACATCTGAAAGACAAGAGTCGGAGGCAGGAGGAGCTGCAGGTTTGGAGAGTGAAGGAGAAGAGAGTTCCGTAGCTACTGGGATTTTCTCCAGCCTTGAGGCTTGAATTTGATGTGTGGACGGTCAATACAGAAGCTGATAGAAATGCGGTCATAGTTCTACGTCACATGCTCAGAAATGGTTACTGTTTCCCCACCACCAAGGTGGGAGACTTGCCCACTGCATTTCAGTTCGTTGCTAGTGACTCAGCTAGGTTAGCTGATATTAAGTTGCATCTCTGATATTAGCATCGGCTTCACTACTGGGCTAAAAGCACCTTTGACTACCTATCATTGAGTGAATAGGCTGTGGGCACTTGATGAGGCAGTCCTATAGCTAAAGCTAAGCAGATATGGTCCTTTAAGCTGCCTGGATGGAAGACCACCTGGGAACCTTGTGGTCCGTCTCTAGCTGTTAAATCAGCAGTTTGAAGGTGATAAATGTTTGTTTCTGTCATGAAAAGAGTCACTTGCTGATCTCTGTATATCAGACCtttattaaaagcaaacaaataggTCAGCcccttacacacagagagagacacacacacttgatTATTTGATTATCCACAAGCATATATGAATGGCTCATGTgaaagtgtaaaaaataaaactacGTTACAAATGTAGAAACTGCCTAATGCCCGGCGGTCATATTATTTGTCTGTCTACCCTGTTACATTCAGAACCTTTTCTGACCAGCCTCTCCTGTGCAGTTAAATACAAAACCTTTGCCTCTTCCTTGAGACAAAAACATTTCCAGGTCCTGGGGAATTTCGTGGTATTCCCACAGTTGCCACTGAGTGGAGATGTTGCGTCATAATCCCATCCAGACTATGAATATTGCAGACGGCTCAAGGCTCAGTTGAATTGTCATTGTCCAAAGTGATTTTCCTGCCAATTCCATCGTATCATATTCTGAAAAGCTCTGCCTCCATCTTCCTATTGAACCAATGTATCTGGCGATACAGAATTTCTTACAAACAGCATGTGGCCTGCAATTTTATTCTGACAGGATTTTACAGACTGGctgattttttctttttgtttttaggaaaaggcttttgaattatgctgtgctatttttactaGCTGTATATTAACAgattttttaatattgttttcatTCTATTACAGTTTTATTACTTCTTAACTGTTATCTTTCATATGTTTTTTATGAAACGTGTTCTGTATTTTAgctgtatgttttttttaatttgtgtaagttgccttgagtcctggtctgcaaaaaaggcattattattattattattattattattattattattattacagtcgtaccttggttcttgaatttaacccgttccgggagtctgttcgattCCCAAAACAGTTTGGAAGCcacattggatgtttggcttccaaaaaatgtttgcaaactggaacactcacttctaggtttgcaacgttcaggagctgatttgtttgacaacttaGGCGTTTGActaccaagatatgactgtattatttccttgccactgctgccagttccaCTCAGTTTTCCTGGACTTTGGCAAGTCCTCAGACTTCTTCAGGGATATGGGAACTTGGAAGGCTCTCCTCCAAGTGTTGGGGTTGAGGCACATAGGACTCAGGTAGGCAATAGAACCATCTTGGCTTTTCAGCAGAAAAGAAGAGGGTGGTGCTGGTCCCAGCTATAGCAAGTGCCATATACTTGACCATAAATAAATATGctaagatatagatagatatagatatcacTTAATCAACCCAAACCTCTAAATGgtttgtgtcagggaactgtccccggagCAGCGcgaggtggtggaagggctctcaggatgctacagagagccccggccccacctgaccagcagcacctcctctggcagcagaggaagcagcgaggcttccagcggggaggggcatgcatttcagggcatggagggaagaggctctgaggatgctggagagaccctgcactcccctagctcaaggggcgatgaaggagacacGCAGTTTCCGGTGCCCCAAAGGCGTCAaagggtgaaacgaaaggatgggaggaggggtttctgtataccgaaactcttttgttggggtcagaactggaaggggccattcccggattctgacgatgcttgatacagacatgaacttattagctctgcactgtacatagtttgcacaataaaactattaaaggaaacttgAAGTT of the Lacerta agilis isolate rLacAgi1 chromosome 4, rLacAgi1.pri, whole genome shotgun sequence genome contains:
- the C4H3orf38 gene encoding uncharacterized protein C3orf38 homolog, producing MASAWAGLTERERDGCRELLDFLHTDDLLSLTDTVTNRLVQPDDRQEAINAIVLYSQSAEELLKRKKVFREVIFKYLAAKGVIVPPSSEKHQLVDRAKEYWCEQLKDNGSEEIYTKPDVQKPEEGGKEGGDKQDHSKDCHSLGEEFCQWFFGILNSQNPLVGEPHDEWGPQHFWDDVILKFCYNTSEQNMEEYLGAELVSLRLLSLVKEEYLFLNPNLDAGGMKWTVSRHGLVVVAVAGTVHRNTSCLGIFEQIFGLIRCPFRENTWKIKFVNLKIVGQNALEPGTHLERPCIKYEQEELQEFYVSNDLSLVESQKS